The following coding sequences are from one Niveibacterium umoris window:
- a CDS encoding NAD(P) transhydrogenase subunit alpha: MALTIGVVAERATGERRVALVPEVAKRFRALGVELVIQRGAADGANIAEGEFAEVRWADTVDEVLAADMVLAIQPLDDESISKLKPGAVLVAGLQPYQSADRAKLLAERKITSFAMELLPRISRAQSMDILSSQAACSGYQCVLIAASHCTKFFPMMTYAAGTIRPAKVLVIGAGVAGLQAIATARRMGAMVEAYDVRPETKEQIESLGAKFVDTGVSAAGTGGYARELTEDEKRQQAERLGKAVAQCDALITTAAIPGKKAPQIISAEMVSKMKVGAVVVDMAAESGGNVAGTVAGETLRVGPALIVGPANLPSRMASHASEMFAKNLYNFVVPMIKDSALAIDWSDEVIAGTCLTHDGAVRHDGVKKILGL; encoded by the coding sequence ATGGCACTGACGATCGGCGTGGTGGCCGAGCGTGCTACCGGCGAACGGCGCGTTGCGCTTGTTCCAGAGGTGGCTAAACGTTTCAGGGCGCTCGGAGTCGAGCTCGTAATTCAACGTGGTGCAGCGGATGGTGCGAACATCGCCGAAGGCGAGTTCGCTGAAGTTCGCTGGGCCGACACGGTTGATGAAGTGCTCGCTGCCGACATGGTGTTGGCAATTCAGCCGTTGGACGACGAGTCAATCTCAAAACTCAAACCGGGCGCAGTGCTTGTCGCCGGGCTGCAGCCCTATCAAAGCGCGGATCGAGCAAAGCTGCTTGCCGAGCGGAAGATCACCTCATTCGCGATGGAGCTTCTGCCGCGCATCTCGCGTGCTCAGAGCATGGACATCCTGTCCTCGCAGGCGGCCTGCTCGGGCTACCAGTGCGTGCTGATCGCCGCGAGCCACTGCACGAAATTCTTCCCCATGATGACCTATGCGGCCGGAACGATCCGCCCGGCGAAAGTCCTGGTCATCGGAGCCGGGGTTGCCGGTCTGCAGGCCATTGCGACGGCGCGACGCATGGGGGCGATGGTCGAAGCCTACGACGTGCGTCCGGAAACCAAGGAGCAGATCGAATCCCTGGGGGCCAAGTTTGTCGACACTGGTGTGTCGGCTGCAGGTACCGGTGGCTACGCGCGCGAGCTGACCGAGGATGAGAAGCGTCAGCAGGCAGAGCGCCTCGGCAAGGCTGTCGCGCAATGCGACGCGCTCATCACCACCGCCGCGATTCCAGGCAAAAAGGCACCGCAGATCATTTCGGCCGAAATGGTTTCGAAGATGAAAGTTGGCGCAGTGGTGGTCGACATGGCGGCCGAATCGGGTGGCAACGTTGCTGGTACGGTCGCGGGTGAAACGCTGCGGGTTGGCCCGGCATTGATCGTCGGACCAGCCAATCTGCCCAGCCGCATGGCCTCGCACGCGTCTGAAATGTTCGCAAAGAACCTCTACAACTTCGTCGTGCCGATGATCAAGGATTCGGCGCTGGCGATCGACTGGAGCGACGAGGTAATCGCGGGTACCTGTCTCACGCACGATGGCGCGGTGCGCCACGACGGCGTGAAAAAGATTCTTGGACTTTGA
- a CDS encoding NAD(P) transhydrogenase subunit alpha encodes MEGFSAIYIFMLAAFTGYEVIARVPVILHTPLMSGSNFVHGVVLVGAMVALGNADPNDPLQLAIGFIAVVLGAANAAGGYVVTERMLAMFKRDDRKEAAK; translated from the coding sequence ATGGAAGGCTTCTCGGCAATCTACATCTTCATGCTGGCCGCATTTACAGGCTACGAAGTCATCGCGCGCGTGCCGGTGATTCTGCATACCCCGCTGATGTCGGGGTCCAACTTTGTTCACGGCGTCGTGCTGGTGGGCGCGATGGTGGCGCTGGGCAACGCTGATCCGAACGATCCCTTGCAGTTGGCGATCGGATTTATCGCCGTTGTGCTTGGTGCGGCGAACGCTGCGGGCGGTTATGTCGTGACCGAACGGATGCTTGCCATGTTCAAGCGTGATGACCGTAAGGAGGCCGCCAAATGA
- a CDS encoding NAD(P)(+) transhydrogenase (Re/Si-specific) subunit beta, giving the protein MMATWLINISYFVVAVLFILGLKAMASPVSARKGIVWAGAGMVLATVVTFLTPGMQNILLIVVALALGGALAWWSGKVVKMTDMPQMVAIYNGMGGGAAAAIAALEFARGHVTGPVVTTLATLGALIGAVSFSGSCVAWAKLQGVMQKAFRLPAQNAVNVVLGLVTIGFGVVIVLGGHPSPLHIIVFFGLALALGAILTLPIGGADMPVVISLFNAFTGLAVGFEGYVLGNPALIIAGIVVGAAGTLLTQLMAKAMNRPLTNILFQPITGEAQAGGAIAGSMKEVSGLDAAAMMRYAQKVIVVPGYGMAVAGAQHKVWEMAQLLEKEGVEVKFAIHPVAGRMPGHMNVLLAEAGVPYDKIFDLEEINAEFPLADVALVIGANDVVNPVARTDKSSPIYGMPILDADKAQNVIVIKRGKGAGYSGIENALFYEDNCRMLYGSAQQAVADVIAHVKEMAG; this is encoded by the coding sequence ATGATGGCGACTTGGTTGATCAACATTTCGTACTTCGTCGTTGCGGTCCTGTTCATCCTTGGCCTCAAGGCGATGGCGTCGCCGGTTTCGGCGCGCAAGGGTATCGTCTGGGCCGGTGCCGGCATGGTGCTGGCTACGGTCGTGACCTTCCTGACGCCGGGCATGCAGAACATCCTGCTGATCGTCGTGGCCTTGGCGCTGGGTGGTGCACTGGCGTGGTGGTCGGGCAAGGTCGTCAAGATGACCGACATGCCGCAGATGGTCGCCATCTACAACGGCATGGGCGGCGGCGCGGCGGCGGCAATTGCCGCGCTGGAATTCGCGCGTGGTCATGTCACCGGACCGGTTGTAACGACGCTGGCTACCTTGGGCGCGCTGATCGGGGCCGTGTCTTTCTCTGGCTCGTGCGTCGCTTGGGCGAAGCTGCAGGGTGTGATGCAGAAGGCATTCCGCCTGCCGGCGCAAAACGCGGTGAACGTGGTGTTGGGACTGGTGACGATCGGCTTTGGCGTGGTGATCGTACTGGGTGGTCACCCGTCGCCGCTGCACATCATCGTGTTCTTCGGACTTGCATTGGCGCTGGGCGCGATCCTGACGCTGCCGATCGGCGGCGCCGACATGCCGGTCGTGATTTCGCTGTTCAACGCCTTCACCGGCCTTGCCGTAGGCTTTGAGGGCTACGTGCTCGGGAATCCGGCCCTGATCATCGCCGGTATCGTCGTGGGTGCGGCAGGTACGCTGCTGACCCAGTTGATGGCCAAGGCGATGAACCGCCCGCTCACCAACATCCTGTTCCAGCCGATCACCGGCGAAGCGCAGGCGGGTGGGGCAATCGCAGGCTCGATGAAGGAAGTGTCGGGTCTGGATGCGGCTGCGATGATGCGCTATGCGCAGAAGGTGATCGTCGTGCCGGGTTACGGTATGGCGGTCGCGGGGGCGCAGCACAAGGTCTGGGAAATGGCGCAACTGCTTGAGAAAGAGGGCGTCGAGGTGAAGTTTGCGATTCACCCTGTGGCCGGCCGTATGCCGGGCCACATGAACGTGCTGCTGGCTGAAGCCGGTGTGCCGTACGACAAGATCTTCGACCTCGAAGAGATCAACGCCGAGTTCCCGCTTGCCGACGTTGCGCTGGTGATCGGCGCGAACGACGTGGTGAACCCGGTGGCGCGCACCGACAAGTCGAGCCCGATCTACGGCATGCCGATTCTGGATGCCGACAAGGCGCAGAATGTCATCGTGATCAAGCGCGGCAAGGGGGCTGGCTACTCGGGTATCGAGAATGCGCTGTTCTACGAGGACAACTGCCGCATGCTCTACGGCAGCGCGCAGCAGGCCGTGGCGGACGTGATTGCCCATGTGAAGGAAATGGCCGGTTGA
- a CDS encoding DEAD/DEAH box helicase has translation MSFSELGLIPELLRAVEEAGYSEPTPIQRQAIPVVLEGRDVMGGAQTGTGKTAGFTLPLLHKLSRWANTSASPARHPVRALILAPTRELAMQVHESVQTYAKYLPLRAACIYGGVDIKPQLDELRRGVEIVVATPGRLLDHVEQRSIALNQVEFVVLDEADRMLDMGFIPDIRRILGLLPAQRQSLLFSATFSDEIKKLADSMLKSPQLIEVARRNMVSETITHRVHPVPGAVKRDLLTWLLLEDVAAPQVLVFCSTKLACARLARQLQKDGIAADAIHGDKNQQQRTEALEGFKSGAIRVLVATDVAARGLDIDDLPCVINYELPPTAEDYIHRIGRTGRAGKQGNAISLVSPDEHLRLSAIEKLIKLKITQEIVPGFDKDATSDSARRILRNQNADRRAHTSPDRERPRNAAPDTLERKPNLASDGFDFNRPYAETESKPVVPGKTSSPPSAARKAGRPIPFLLGGNGR, from the coding sequence ATGTCGTTTTCCGAACTCGGTCTGATCCCTGAACTGTTGCGTGCCGTTGAAGAGGCAGGCTACAGCGAACCTACACCCATCCAGCGCCAGGCCATCCCGGTGGTACTCGAAGGCCGCGACGTGATGGGCGGCGCCCAGACCGGCACCGGCAAGACAGCAGGCTTCACGCTGCCTTTGTTGCACAAGCTTTCGCGCTGGGCCAATACCAGCGCGTCGCCAGCGCGCCATCCGGTGCGCGCGCTCATTCTTGCGCCGACCCGCGAACTCGCGATGCAGGTGCATGAATCGGTGCAGACCTATGCAAAGTACCTGCCGCTGCGCGCCGCTTGCATCTACGGCGGCGTCGACATCAAGCCGCAACTCGATGAACTGCGGCGCGGCGTGGAAATCGTCGTGGCAACGCCGGGCCGGCTACTCGATCACGTCGAGCAGCGCAGCATTGCGCTGAACCAGGTCGAATTTGTCGTGCTCGACGAAGCCGACCGGATGCTCGACATGGGATTCATTCCCGACATCCGCCGCATTCTCGGCCTGCTGCCCGCGCAACGTCAGAGCCTGCTGTTTTCGGCGACCTTCTCGGACGAGATCAAGAAGCTCGCCGACTCGATGCTCAAGAGCCCGCAACTGATCGAAGTGGCGCGCCGCAACATGGTCAGCGAAACCATCACGCACCGCGTGCACCCGGTTCCAGGCGCGGTGAAGCGCGATCTGCTGACCTGGTTGCTGCTCGAAGATGTCGCAGCTCCGCAGGTCTTGGTGTTCTGCAGCACAAAGCTCGCTTGCGCGCGCCTGGCGCGCCAGTTGCAGAAGGACGGCATCGCCGCTGACGCCATTCACGGTGACAAGAACCAGCAGCAACGTACCGAAGCGCTCGAAGGCTTCAAGAGCGGCGCGATCCGCGTTCTGGTTGCAACCGATGTGGCTGCGCGGGGTCTGGATATCGACGATCTGCCGTGCGTGATCAACTACGAGCTGCCGCCGACCGCCGAGGACTACATCCACCGTATCGGCCGTACCGGCCGCGCGGGCAAGCAAGGCAACGCGATTTCGCTGGTCTCCCCGGACGAACACCTGCGACTTAGTGCGATCGAGAAACTGATCAAGCTGAAGATCACGCAGGAAATCGTTCCCGGCTTCGACAAGGACGCAACGTCCGACTCAGCCCGGCGGATCCTGCGCAACCAGAATGCCGATCGTCGCGCCCACACCTCGCCCGACCGCGAGCGCCCTCGCAACGCCGCACCAGACACGCTAGAGCGCAAGCCGAATCTGGCCAGCGACGGATTCGATTTCAACCGCCCCTACGCTGAAACTGAGTCGAAGCCTGTCGTACCCGGCAAGACCAGCAGTCCGCCCAGCGCCGCGCGCAAGGCCGGTCGACCGATACCGTTCTTGCTTGGCGGGAACGGGCGCTAA
- the pabB gene encoding aminodeoxychorismate synthase component I, translating into MSITTPPDIASLSRLLTGDAPLALFENNLDPDGVARLFFEPISALQAWDAASVRSTLAEIDAASASGDWITLAADFELGYALEPRLLARLPDTGRPLLSAWRWKRCIELERSFADTLIQAGIDELRRDERVAGLTGFAGALTESAYCATVEQIRALIADGECYQVNFTFPLKARSYGAPLALYARLRQAQAVRYGAFVRHPGGVMLSRSPELFVARSGAKLTTRPMKGTAPLGHADALAGSVKDRAENLMIVDLIRNDLGRITPNGGVQVERLFEIENYATLHQMTSTITAEPVRADIGEILGALFPCGSVTGAPKIRAMELIRELEREPRGIYCGALGWIAPGGDFALNVPIRTLEIDRDRNTRLGIGSGIVADSNPRAEWSECTAKARFVTALSPEFELFETLRWEGVERHCPLLDRHLARLERSARTLGFRFQREEIVGVLTRAVSEIRDAVPRRIRLVLKANGDIGVTHAVLDPMADHPTVTIAGAILDSRDPLLAHKTTRRAMYDDTLRAATSAGHFDALFFNELGELCEGARTNVFVRLTGVLLTPPVACGLLPGVMRQVLLDEGKAVESVLRKTDLKHAEAIYVSNALRGLIEVSLAS; encoded by the coding sequence GTGAGCATCACGACACCTCCTGACATTGCATCGCTATCCCGGCTGCTGACCGGCGACGCGCCACTCGCGTTGTTCGAGAACAATCTCGACCCTGATGGCGTCGCGCGACTGTTCTTCGAACCAATCAGCGCGCTGCAGGCCTGGGACGCGGCGTCTGTGCGCAGCACCTTGGCGGAGATTGACGCTGCAAGCGCATCCGGCGACTGGATTACGCTGGCCGCCGACTTCGAGCTGGGTTACGCGCTGGAACCGCGACTCCTTGCTCGTCTGCCCGACACCGGCCGGCCCCTGCTCTCGGCATGGCGCTGGAAGCGCTGCATTGAGCTGGAACGTTCGTTCGCCGACACGCTGATCCAGGCCGGCATCGATGAATTGCGGCGCGACGAGCGTGTCGCAGGCCTCACCGGCTTTGCTGGGGCGCTCACGGAGTCGGCGTATTGCGCGACGGTGGAACAGATTCGAGCCCTTATCGCCGACGGGGAGTGTTACCAGGTCAATTTCACCTTCCCGCTCAAGGCGCGCAGCTATGGCGCTCCGCTGGCGCTTTACGCACGCTTGCGGCAGGCGCAAGCGGTACGCTACGGCGCCTTTGTTCGGCACCCCGGCGGCGTAATGCTTTCGCGATCACCGGAACTGTTCGTCGCTCGCAGCGGCGCCAAGCTGACAACGCGACCGATGAAGGGCACCGCGCCGCTCGGGCATGCGGATGCGCTCGCCGGTTCTGTCAAGGATCGCGCCGAGAATCTGATGATCGTCGACTTGATCCGCAACGATCTTGGACGCATCACGCCGAATGGCGGCGTGCAGGTCGAACGCCTGTTCGAGATCGAGAACTACGCCACGCTGCACCAGATGACATCGACGATCACGGCCGAGCCGGTCAGGGCGGACATCGGAGAGATCCTCGGCGCGCTCTTCCCCTGCGGCTCGGTGACTGGTGCTCCGAAGATCCGCGCCATGGAACTCATACGCGAACTGGAACGCGAGCCACGCGGGATTTACTGCGGGGCGCTGGGCTGGATCGCGCCAGGCGGCGACTTCGCCCTCAACGTTCCGATCCGGACGCTGGAAATCGACCGCGACCGGAACACCCGCCTGGGCATCGGCAGCGGCATCGTGGCGGACTCCAACCCGCGCGCAGAATGGTCTGAATGCACGGCCAAGGCCCGCTTCGTTACCGCGCTCTCGCCAGAGTTCGAACTCTTCGAAACGCTACGCTGGGAGGGCGTCGAGCGTCACTGCCCTCTGCTGGACCGACACCTGGCGCGGCTTGAACGCAGCGCCCGGACGCTCGGCTTCCGCTTCCAGCGCGAGGAGATTGTCGGCGTGCTCACCCGCGCCGTCAGCGAAATCCGCGACGCCGTCCCCAGACGCATACGCCTCGTGCTGAAGGCAAACGGCGATATCGGCGTTACGCACGCGGTGCTCGACCCGATGGCGGATCACCCGACTGTCACGATTGCCGGCGCGATACTCGACTCGCGCGACCCCCTGCTCGCGCACAAGACGACCCGGCGCGCGATGTACGACGACACGCTCAGGGCGGCAACATCGGCTGGCCATTTCGACGCGCTGTTCTTCAACGAGCTTGGCGAGCTTTGCGAGGGCGCCCGCACGAACGTGTTCGTTCGCCTCACCGGCGTCTTGCTGACTCCGCCGGTTGCTTGCGGCCTGCTCCCCGGCGTGATGCGCCAGGTGCTGCTGGACGAAGGCAAGGCGGTCGAGTCGGTCCTTCGCAAAACAGATCTGAAGCACGCCGAAGCGATCTACGTCAGTAATGCCCTGCGTGGCCTGATCGAAGTCTCGCTCGCGTCGTGA
- the glpD gene encoding glycerol-3-phosphate dehydrogenase, whose amino-acid sequence MADFDLLVVGGGINGAGIARDAAGRGLSVMLCERDDLASHTSSASTKLIHGGLRYLEHYEFRLVRKALQEREVLLNAAPHIIWPMRFVMPHDSGQRPAWMIRAGLFLYDHLAHRERLPDSHAIDLRRHPAGAPLKPEMRRGFEYSDAWVLDSRLVVLNAMDAQARGARIATRTAVVAAKRRAQSWEVELASADGSRETVSARLLVNAAGPWVGRLLAEVLKVASDKRVRLVKGSHIVVRRRFEHNYAYIFQNPDKRIIFAIPFEQAFTLIGTTDLEYPGDAAQADINADEIDYLCSMASRYFVAPVKPQEVVWHYSGVRPLLEDESSDPSSVTRDYSFEFDEFGAPLLSVFGGKLTTYRKLAEEALEFILPALGRASPDWTAHAPLPGGDMPDGSFERFRADVRQRWPWLPESLADRLSRHYGTCIASLLGAAGNIEDLGDELMPGLFALELDYLMREEFALCADDVLWRRTKLGLTAREGDAARLQAWMDGRRSRKS is encoded by the coding sequence TTGGCGGACTTTGACCTGCTTGTCGTCGGCGGCGGAATCAATGGGGCGGGTATCGCGCGCGATGCTGCCGGCCGTGGCCTGTCGGTGATGCTGTGCGAGAGAGATGACCTCGCTTCGCACACCTCCAGCGCCAGCACCAAGCTGATTCACGGCGGGCTTCGGTATCTCGAGCACTACGAATTCCGCCTCGTCCGCAAGGCATTGCAGGAACGCGAGGTCCTGCTCAATGCTGCGCCGCACATCATCTGGCCGATGCGCTTTGTCATGCCGCACGACAGCGGGCAGCGGCCAGCGTGGATGATTCGCGCCGGGCTCTTCCTCTACGACCACCTGGCGCATCGGGAACGCCTTCCGGATTCGCACGCCATTGACCTGCGTCGTCACCCTGCCGGGGCGCCACTCAAACCCGAGATGCGGCGGGGGTTCGAGTACTCCGACGCCTGGGTGCTCGATTCACGCCTGGTCGTGCTCAATGCGATGGACGCGCAGGCGCGCGGTGCGCGCATTGCAACCCGGACTGCGGTCGTCGCTGCCAAGCGCCGCGCGCAGTCATGGGAGGTCGAGCTGGCCAGCGCTGATGGCAGCCGAGAGACGGTTTCCGCGCGATTGCTGGTGAATGCCGCCGGCCCGTGGGTCGGCCGACTGCTTGCAGAAGTCCTGAAGGTGGCGTCGGACAAGCGCGTGCGGCTGGTCAAGGGCAGTCACATCGTGGTGCGCAGGCGTTTCGAGCACAACTACGCGTACATCTTCCAGAACCCCGACAAGCGCATCATTTTCGCGATTCCCTTCGAACAGGCGTTCACGCTGATCGGCACCACCGACCTCGAATACCCCGGTGACGCCGCGCAGGCGGACATCAATGCGGACGAGATCGACTACCTGTGCAGCATGGCCAGTCGCTACTTCGTGGCGCCGGTCAAGCCGCAAGAGGTGGTCTGGCACTACTCCGGCGTGCGTCCGCTGCTCGAAGACGAGTCGAGCGACCCGTCCAGCGTCACCCGCGATTATTCGTTCGAATTCGATGAGTTCGGCGCGCCCTTGCTTTCGGTCTTCGGCGGCAAGCTCACCACCTACCGGAAGCTCGCCGAAGAGGCGCTCGAGTTCATCCTGCCGGCCTTGGGCCGTGCCAGCCCGGACTGGACAGCGCATGCCCCGCTGCCCGGCGGCGACATGCCAGACGGCAGCTTCGAGCGTTTCCGCGCCGATGTTCGACAGCGCTGGCCCTGGTTGCCCGAGTCACTCGCCGATCGACTGTCGCGACATTACGGTACCTGCATCGCCAGCCTGCTGGGCGCCGCAGGCAATATCGAGGATCTGGGCGACGAACTGATGCCGGGGCTCTTCGCGCTTGAGCTTGATTACCTGATGCGGGAAGAATTTGCGCTGTGTGCCGACGACGTGCTCTGGCGGCGAACCAAGCTCGGCCTCACCGCACGAGAGGGCGATGCGGCACGCCTGCAGGCGTGGATGGATGGCAGGCGCAGCAGAAAATCGTAA
- the glpK gene encoding glycerol kinase GlpK: protein MAYLLALDQGTTSSRAIVFDHAGALVAMAQQEFAQIYPQAGWVEHDPEAIWQTQLETGRQALAKAGLSAGDISAIGITNQRETTVVWERSTGRPIHNAIVWQDRRTADTCEQLKQAGLESEFKARTGLVLDPYFSGTKLAWLLDEVPGARSRAERGELAFGTIDSWLMWCLTDGAVHATDVSNASRTLMFNIHTRSWDDELLAHLRVPRGLLPEVRPSAADFGVATSDCFGAPIRICGVAGDQQAALFGQGCVAPGMIKNTYGTGCFMLMHTGARPTASRNGLLTTAAAQPDAQPAFALEGSVFVGGAVVQWLRDGLGIIRSAGEVEALARSVPDSQGVVLVPAFVGLGSPYWDPFARGGMFGITRGTSRGHIARAALESIAFQSAELVAAMESDAGLAIEALRVDGGATANDLLMQIQADLLGVPVLRPKVTETTALGAALLAGLNAGVWDHASATDGQTQVERVFEPELSRDEAASRLSAWRAAVRRTRGWLQEADDA, encoded by the coding sequence ATGGCCTATCTGCTGGCGCTGGATCAAGGGACAACCAGCTCGCGCGCAATCGTGTTCGATCACGCTGGCGCACTTGTCGCCATGGCCCAGCAGGAGTTTGCGCAGATCTACCCACAGGCGGGCTGGGTCGAACACGATCCCGAGGCGATCTGGCAGACCCAACTGGAAACCGGGCGTCAGGCGCTCGCGAAGGCGGGGCTCTCAGCTGGCGACATCAGCGCGATCGGCATTACCAACCAGCGCGAAACGACCGTGGTGTGGGAGCGCAGCACCGGCCGGCCGATTCACAATGCGATCGTCTGGCAGGACAGGCGTACCGCGGATACCTGCGAGCAACTCAAGCAGGCGGGGCTGGAGTCCGAATTCAAAGCGCGCACCGGCCTGGTCCTCGATCCCTATTTCTCGGGCACCAAGCTCGCATGGTTGCTCGACGAGGTACCTGGCGCCCGATCGCGGGCAGAGCGCGGCGAGCTTGCGTTCGGAACGATCGACAGCTGGCTCATGTGGTGCCTGACCGACGGCGCGGTGCATGCCACCGATGTCAGCAATGCCTCGCGCACCCTGATGTTCAACATCCACACCCGTTCGTGGGACGACGAATTGCTCGCCCACCTGCGGGTGCCGCGTGGCCTGCTGCCCGAAGTGCGCCCCTCTGCGGCGGACTTCGGCGTCGCTACGTCGGACTGCTTTGGCGCACCGATCCGCATCTGTGGCGTCGCCGGCGATCAGCAGGCGGCGTTGTTCGGGCAAGGCTGTGTCGCGCCGGGCATGATCAAGAACACCTATGGCACGGGCTGTTTCATGCTGATGCATACCGGTGCGCGGCCGACCGCTTCGCGCAATGGTCTGCTCACCACCGCGGCCGCGCAGCCCGATGCACAGCCGGCGTTCGCGCTGGAGGGCAGCGTGTTCGTCGGCGGGGCGGTGGTGCAGTGGCTGCGCGACGGCCTGGGCATCATCCGCAGTGCCGGCGAAGTGGAGGCGCTTGCCCGCAGCGTGCCGGATTCGCAGGGTGTGGTGCTGGTGCCGGCCTTCGTCGGCTTGGGGTCGCCCTACTGGGATCCTTTCGCACGCGGCGGCATGTTCGGAATCACGCGTGGCACCTCTCGCGGCCACATTGCGCGGGCGGCGCTGGAATCGATTGCGTTCCAGTCGGCGGAACTGGTGGCAGCAATGGAAAGCGATGCTGGTCTTGCGATCGAGGCCTTGCGGGTGGATGGCGGCGCGACGGCGAACGACCTGCTGATGCAGATCCAGGCCGATCTGCTGGGTGTGCCGGTGCTACGCCCGAAGGTCACCGAGACGACCGCGCTGGGCGCGGCGTTGCTGGCGGGCCTGAACGCGGGCGTGTGGGATCACGCTTCAGCCACCGATGGCCAGACGCAGGTCGAGCGGGTGTTCGAGCCAGAGCTATCGCGTGACGAGGCGGCATCGCGGCTGTCGGCGTGGCGAGCGGCCGTGCGGCGAACCCGCGGCTGGCTGCAGGAAGCGGACGACGCGTGA
- a CDS encoding sulfite exporter TauE/SafE family protein, whose protein sequence is MTPEQWMVTMVAGFAAGVLNAVAGGGSFLTLPALVFAGLPPLSANATGTVALLPGYIASAAGFRRELASIAPRGLMATLLLSLCGGAAGAGLLLFSGDHAFRSIVPYLLLLATVLFAASPWLLAQRMGREAGPLVGAVALAMVAIYGGYFNGGLGILLLAMYGLLGEKSLNRANALKNLVSSVLTCIAVGVYAVGGVVDWHKAVPMMGSTIVGGYVGARFGQRLSPQVLRALIVLTGLGMSLIFFRKV, encoded by the coding sequence ATGACGCCGGAGCAATGGATGGTCACGATGGTCGCCGGGTTTGCCGCCGGCGTCCTCAATGCGGTGGCCGGCGGCGGCAGTTTCCTGACCCTGCCGGCCTTGGTGTTCGCAGGTCTTCCCCCGCTGTCCGCCAACGCCACGGGAACCGTCGCCTTGTTGCCGGGCTACATCGCAAGCGCGGCCGGCTTCCGTCGCGAACTTGCCAGCATTGCGCCACGCGGATTGATGGCGACACTGCTGCTCAGCCTCTGCGGCGGTGCGGCTGGCGCCGGCTTGCTGCTTTTCTCGGGCGATCACGCCTTTCGCAGCATCGTCCCGTATTTGTTGCTGCTCGCGACTGTCCTGTTCGCCGCCTCGCCCTGGCTGCTCGCGCAGCGCATGGGGCGAGAGGCAGGGCCCCTCGTGGGCGCGGTGGCGCTCGCAATGGTGGCGATCTACGGCGGCTATTTCAATGGCGGGCTGGGAATCCTGTTGCTGGCGATGTACGGCCTGTTGGGTGAAAAGAGCCTGAATCGCGCCAACGCGCTGAAGAATCTCGTCTCTTCGGTGCTCACCTGTATCGCGGTGGGCGTTTACGCCGTCGGCGGTGTGGTCGATTGGCACAAGGCAGTGCCGATGATGGGGTCCACGATCGTCGGAGGTTACGTCGGGGCGCGTTTTGGCCAGCGCCTGTCGCCGCAGGTGCTACGCGCTTTGATTGTGTTGACGGGGCTGGGTATGTCCCTGATTTTCTTTCGCAAAGTCTGA
- a CDS encoding SHOCT domain-containing protein codes for MSSQIRILMCVAGLMFGMTAFAAPNDALSGLFDLTPEKVKSWRASPGGALYWNQLDRVELTARGGPPEDALNQHPLDLSEDDVATALAKLTYRSPRGETLPLLSPEEIRRVRMALSAALAVATPTQDVLFVSTGPKTERGYTRKLTTAGRAFISGGALNVVVGETGRDVMHEVQTAHGGQLTVSFDFAQRGVAAKGVVLLPAAGSDAVSVRSDWVRVPVATQDRPAATPAATPATSASPKPATAAPSAGIRQQEERFELLKRLHEKGLITDAEYEKKREELLKTL; via the coding sequence ATGTCTTCACAAATCCGAATCTTGATGTGCGTCGCCGGACTGATGTTCGGCATGACGGCCTTCGCGGCACCGAACGACGCGCTTTCCGGACTGTTCGATCTGACGCCTGAAAAGGTCAAGAGCTGGCGCGCGTCGCCGGGCGGCGCGTTGTACTGGAATCAGCTCGATCGCGTCGAACTGACCGCACGCGGGGGACCGCCTGAGGACGCCCTCAACCAGCACCCGCTTGATCTGAGCGAAGACGATGTAGCCACGGCGCTCGCCAAGCTCACCTACCGTTCACCGCGCGGCGAGACGCTTCCACTGCTCTCGCCAGAAGAGATCAGACGCGTCCGCATGGCACTGAGCGCCGCGCTGGCCGTCGCAACGCCGACGCAGGACGTGCTCTTCGTCAGTACCGGCCCGAAGACCGAACGTGGCTACACGCGCAAGCTCACGACCGCCGGGCGTGCGTTCATTTCCGGAGGCGCCCTCAACGTTGTGGTCGGCGAAACCGGGCGCGATGTGATGCACGAAGTGCAGACCGCGCACGGCGGACAGCTGACCGTCAGCTTCGATTTCGCGCAGCGCGGCGTCGCCGCGAAAGGCGTCGTTCTGCTTCCCGCCGCCGGAAGCGACGCCGTCTCGGTCCGCAGCGATTGGGTGCGTGTGCCGGTCGCGACTCAGGATCGGCCAGCCGCAACGCCTGCGGCCACGCCCGCGACGTCCGCCAGTCCCAAACCAGCGACCGCGGCACCAAGCGCAGGTATCCGGCAGCAGGAAGAACGCTTTGAACTGCTCAAGCGCCTCCACGAAAAAGGCCTCATCACCGACGCCGAATACGAGAAGAAGCGCGAGGAACTGCTAAAGACCTTGTAA